One Vigna unguiculata cultivar IT97K-499-35 chromosome 7, ASM411807v1, whole genome shotgun sequence genomic region harbors:
- the LOC114189913 gene encoding uncharacterized protein LOC114189913 has translation MATTKTSSNLHHLSAATYVIIISLLAVLLWLAFTPHTPRFQLTSLIVTSLATNSAAELTAKMHVNAVLGNPNFALSVCYETLHLALLFDNLTLSATPVQPLPFSTAAQTDTPVRARFSVAHRLFPDGIARGIAEHRGDGSVSFGVTVLARFRFTCGALGTRIRTLRLECYPLQVAFPPHNHGTGTLVTPSDCYAV, from the coding sequence ATGGCCACAACCAAAACCTCCTCCAATCTCCACCACCTCTCCGCCGCAACCTACGTCATCATCATCTCTCTCCTCGCCGTGCTTCTCTGGCTGGCCTTCACACCCCACACCCCGCGCTTCCAACTAACATCCCTCATCGTCACCTCCCTCGCCACCAACTCTGCCGCCGAGCTAACGGCGAAGATGCACGTTAACGCCGTTCTCGGTAACCCTAACTTCGCGCTCTCCGTCTGCTACGAGACCCTCCACCTCGCGCTCCTTTTCGACAACCTCACCCTCTCTGCCACCCCGGTCCAACCGCTCCCCTTCTCCACCGCCGCCCAGACAGACACCCCGGTCCGAGCCCGGTTCTCTGTCGCCCACAGGCTGTTCCCCGACGGCATCGCGAGAGGAATCGCTGAGCACCGTGGTGATGGTTCGGTATCCTTCGGAGTCACAGTTCTCGCTCGGTTTAGGTTCACGTGTGGCGCATTGGGCACCAGAATTCGAACTTTGAGGCTTGAGTGTTACCCGTTGCAGGTTGCGTTTCCTCCCCACAACCACGGCACTGGAACGTTGGTTACTCCTTCTGATTGTTATGCAGTATAA
- the LOC114192808 gene encoding NDR1/HIN1-like protein 6, with protein sequence MGSSDHEKDSSNFSSGKSMDHPPPQPTPAYPTHAPPPMYYPNPHGYPPPYPNAYPPGYHYPAPAPYYGPPPTYERRHSSSCCARCCRSFITCCLLMLTLFFLMSLLLALALHPQLPDYKVVSFSVTNFTTQPTLGGQWDTKIAIENPNDKLVAYFSDFKIDMSYKEGVVAVDRAPALALHTKSQAEVVIRGLLHQGNGNLLDPNLMNDLVKERSTDSVTFSLRMSSMLILKSGTLTTKSEELIAVCHGLKVKFQNNGATYGELENSAKPVPCMLYI encoded by the coding sequence ATGGGTTCTTCCGACCACGAAAAAGATTCATCTAACTTTTCCTCCGGAAAATCCATGGACCACCCACCACCGCAACCAACCCCCGCATACCCCACCCATGCACCACCGCCAATGTATTACCCGAATCCTCATGGATACCCCCCGCCATACCCTAATGCATACCCACCCGGTTACCATTACCCTGCACCCGCCCCTTACTACGGTCCCCCTCCCACCTACGAAAGAAGACATTCCTCATCGTGTTGTGCTCGCTGTTGCAGAAGCTTCATCACCTGCTGCTTGCTCATGCTCACGCTCTTTTTCCTCATGAGCCTCCTTCTAGCTCTGGCGCTACACCCACAACTACCTGACTACAAGGTTGTCTCCTTCTCTGTCACAAACTTCACAACCCAACCAACCCTAGGTGGTCAATGGGACACCAAAATCGCCATCGAAAACCCTAACGACAAACTCGTCGCTTATTTCTCCGACTTTAAGATTGACATGTCGTACAAGGAGGGCGTGGTGGCGGTCGATCGTGCGCCCGCACTTGCGTTGCATACCAAGTCTCAAGCTGAGGTGGTCATAAGGGGTTTGCTCCACCAAGGGAACGGGAATTTATTGGACCCGAACCTGATGAATGATTTGGTCAAAGAACGAAGCACCGATTCCGTTACGTTCAGTTTGAGGATGTCTTCCATGTTGATTCTTAAGTCTGGTACGTTAACCACCAAGAGTGAAGAGCTTATTGCAGTTTGTCATGGGTTGAAGGTGAAGTTTCAAAACAATGGTGCCACTTACGGAGAATTGGAGAACAGCGCTAAACCTGTTCCATGCATGTTATATATTTGA
- the LOC114189580 gene encoding uncharacterized protein LOC114189580, with protein sequence MIDAGAASLAVVYYDGNREINVGTVVVDPSLNFKSLLSVLSQMIGISPHQFSVYLAAIDTDRKIPITAKVNLAAVRREVTGQYFFVKRSKRAKKAYANAKKKPPEKVMLLRRAAAGDPPFNTTFGPPILGRADYEKRLMNFQMERDSFRMNMSAAINGVAVGRESPKTVPASAAICEDCLKANTDGINVAFHLCVLDTVTVGFRSSAGPISRPARNSGEDGA encoded by the coding sequence ATGATAGATGCAGGAGCCGCGTCTCTTGCCGTCGTCTACTACGACGGCAACCGTGAGATCAACGTCGGCACTGTCGTGGTGGACCCCTCGCTCAACTTTAAGAGTCTGCTCTCGGTCTTAAGCCAGATGATCGGGATCTCTCCTCATCAGTTCTCCGTATACCTCGCCGCCATCGACACCGACCGGAAAATTCCAATTACAGCCAAGGTCAATCTCGCCGCCGTGCGCCGGGAGGTTACGGGGCAATATTTTTTCGTCAAGCGCTCCAAGCGCGCCAAGAAGGCGTATGCGAACGCGAAGAAGAAGCCGCCGGAGAAAGTCATGCTCCTCCGCCGCGCCGCCGCCGGAGATCCCCCTTTCAATACGACGTTCGGGCCGCCGATTCTCGGTCGCGCTGACTACGAGAAAAGATTGATGAATTTTCAGATGGAGAGGGACTCCTTTCGGATGAATATGAGCGCCGCAATCAACGGCGTCGCCGTCGGGAGAGAATCACCGAAAACCGTTCCCGCCTCCGCTGCCATTTGCGAAGACTGTTTGAAGGCGAATACGGACGGAATCAACGTTGCTTTTCACCTGTGCGTTCTCGATACGGTGACGGTAGGGTTCCGGTCGTCGGCGGGACCGATTTCCAGGCCGGCGAGAAATTCCGGTGAAGACGGCGCCTAA